The following are encoded together in the Malaya genurostris strain Urasoe2022 chromosome 3, Malgen_1.1, whole genome shotgun sequence genome:
- the LOC131438491 gene encoding nitric oxide synthase-interacting protein homolog, producing MTRHARNCTAGAVYTYHEKKKDAESSGFGTASRRIGKDSVKSFDCCSLTLQPCRNPVITKDGYLFDKEAILQYIITKKKDFTRKMQEYERQVKEDQDEQTEKANAETKKQLDKFISSEKNIVSSKTSNPVDEIPSTSGAISNVSLGKRKELPSFWVPSQTPSAKKARIEKPDSKVYCPMSGRSLKARDLIEVKFTLVKDASDKKSLIAKENRYMCAVTHDILNNSVPCAVLKTTGDVVTLECVEKIIKKDMIHPLTNEKLSESDIITLQRGGTGFSTTNDNLQAKEARPALQC from the exons ATGACTCGGCACGCACGCAACTGCACAGCTGGAGCTGTTTATACTTATCACGAAAAGAAGAAAGATGCTGAATCGTCTGGTTTTGGGACAGCATCTCGTCGTATAGGCAAGGATTCCGTGAAAAGTTTCGATTGCTGTTCACTCACTCTGCAGCCCTGTCGAAATCCGGTTATCAC CAAAGATGGCTACTTGTTCGACAAAGAAGCAATTTTACAATACATAATAACAAAAAAGAAAGATTTTACCAGGAAAATGCAAGAATATGAACGTCAGGTAAAAGAGGATCAAGATGAACAAACGGAAAAAGCTAATGCTGAGACCAAAAAACAGCTAGACAAGTTCATTTCGTCTGAGAAAAATATTGTTAGCAGTAAGACATCAAATCCTGTTG ATGAAATTCCCAGCACTAGTGGAGCCATATCGAACGTGTCACTTGGTAAGCGCAAAGAATTGCCCAGTTTTTGGGTGCCATCGCAGACACCATCAGCAAAGAAAGCGCGCATAGAGAAACCTGATAGTAAAGTGTATTGCCCTATGTCCGGTCGTTCATTAAAGGCACGAGATCTGATCGAAGTAAAGTTCACCTTAGTCAAAGATGCTTCTGATAAAAAGTCTTTGATTGCAAAGGAAAACCGGTATATGTGTGCTGTTACCcatgacatattgaataattccGTACCGTGTGCTGTGCTGAAAACTAC CGGAGATGTAGTTACTCTGGAATGTGTggagaaaattatcaaaaaagatATGATTCACCCATTGACGAACGAAAAGCTGTCCGAATCTGATATCATTACTTTGCAGAGG GGTGGTACTGGTTTTTCCACAACCAATGATAATCTGCAGGCTAAAGAAGCTAGGCCTGCTTTACAATGCTAA